The Anas platyrhynchos isolate ZD024472 breed Pekin duck chromosome Z, IASCAAS_PekinDuck_T2T, whole genome shotgun sequence genome includes a window with the following:
- the LOC140000667 gene encoding uncharacterized protein isoform X2, whose product MPKEQEAKACSQPNKGLPSMKKHHQVQPKPPQAGPLCSQTPSLSIHGVRLPQLHCPQKSQASRKKSTQTDSLKLRQALPGSSATGERRDPLPALPPLPRQAATLRTTHRHSVGASTIPRLPSLSVAGSTSSVPCRDCITSTKAVRLPEVVPRPQGHVRKEQMAATAESRGTALQAPASILAPLQARPQQDNRPTPSHAAARSQRRRVQLRVQRHYAPPSSVATPARTAQVPATKTEKMPATRRRKDGHAREDTRAAAGISKPGGRQQKEATWNLHWDPDAAHQQGPGSPHSTGRDSAREAVSPAQSASLAMSGPTNAEPADSAQVAGPASEGDKNPMGASAPRDAKSPSPLAAAMPGPSTSSQKRPPTLKDRVKINWDIYGCSSFRPAMQIIPSGEREGCQLSRWNESWPSSVKVPRLRRIWAADDGDTADSTAASASGRQEVAVRTAGQRLPYFCSTTSKTILQDIQEEWEESPRIEAVAEADDVLPSTSPAPSGEADARPSAAPMAAVPGPEELPPACMPKEGKASASPLAAAVPGPSTSSQKRPPTLKDRVKINWDIYGCSSFRPAMQIIPSGEREGCQLSRWNESWPSSVKVPRLRRIWAADDGDTADSTAASASGRQEVAVRTAGQRLPYFCSTTSKTILQDIQEEWEESPRIEAVAEADDVLPGTSPAPSGEADARPSAAPMAAVPGPEELPPACMPKEGKASASPLAAHPVLEARTAPLTPSACEEEEAAPSPLAGGLLQEVSSEHRSSAQCSSHFQSVPEEGPGQRSSWESSCGT is encoded by the exons ATGCCGAAGGAGCAAGAGGCGAAggcctgctcccagcccaacAAAGGGCTGCCGAGCATGAAGAAGCACCACCAG GTGCAACCCAAACCGCCACAGGCAGGACCGCTGTGCAGCCAGACTCCATCCTTGTCCATCCACGGGGTGAGGCTGCCACAGCTCCACTGTCCACAGAAGTCACAGGCCTCTAGGAAGAAGAGCACACAG ACAGACAGCCTGAAGCTGAGGCAGGCACTGCCCGGCAGCAGTGCCACCGGTGAACGGAGAGATCCTCTACCAGCCTTGCCGCCTCTGCCAAGGCAGGCAGCGACACTGAGAACTACACATCGGCATTCAGTGGGAGCTTCAACTATCCCCCGGCTGCCCAGTCTGTCAGTAGCAGGCTCCACCTCTTCTGTGCCATGCAGAGACTGCATCACGAGCACCAAGGCTGTCAGACTCCCCGAGGTCGTCCCACGTCCTCAAGGACATGTGAGAAAAGAGCAAATGGCAGCAACTGCCGAGAGCCGGGGGACAGCCCTGCAAGCCCCCGCATCCATTCTGGCGCCTCTGCAGGCCAGACCCCAGCAAGACAACAGGCCAACCCCAAGCCAtgctgcagccaggagccaAAGACGCAGGGTGCAGCTGAGGGTACAAAGGCACTACGCCCCTCCCAGCAGTGTGGCAACACCTGCAAGGACAGCCCAGGTGCCGGCCACCAAGACTGAAAAGATGCCAGCAACACGGAGACGAAAAGATGGCCATGCTCGAGAGGAcacaagagctgctgctgggatctCCAAgccaggagggaggcagcagaaggaagCCACCTGGAACCTTCACTGGGACCCAGACGCAGCCCACCAGCAGGGGCCTGGCTCACCCCACAGCACTGGCAGAGATTCTGCCAGAGAGGCAGTCAGCCCCGCACAGAGCGCATCTCTTGCCATGTCAGGGCCAACCAATGCTGAGCCAGCAGATTCTGCGCAGGTTGCAGGTCCTGCCAGTGAGGGGGACAAGAATCCTATGGGTGCATCAGCACCCAGAGATGCTAAATCGCCTtctcccctggctgctgctatGCCCGGCCCTTCCACAAGCAGCCAGAAAAGACCGCCGACATTGAAAGACCGGGTCAAGATCAACTGGGATATCTATGGGTGCTCCTCCTTTCGGCCAGCAATGCAGATCATTCCGAGCggggagagggaaggctgcCAGTTGTCCCGGTGGAACGAGTCCTGGCCGAGCAGCGTGAAGGTTCCGAGGTTGCGAAGGATCTGGGCAGCAGACGACGGTGACACAGCTGACAGCACTGCAGCCAGTGCAtcgggcaggcaggaggtggcagtgaGGACTGCGGGCCAGCGCCTTCCCTACTTTTGCTCCACAACGAGTAAGACCATTCTGCAGGACATTCAGGAAGAGTGGGAAGAGAGCCCCAGGATAGAAGCTGTGGCAGAAGCAGACGACGTCCTGCCCAGCACGTCTCCTGCCCCATCTGGTGAGGCAGATGCCaggccttcagctgctcctatGGCCGCAGTTCCTGGGCCCGAGGAGCTCCCCCCGGCCTGCATGCCCAAAGAGGGAAAAGCTTCAGCCtctcccctggctgctgctgtgcccggCCCTTCCACAAGCAGCCAGAAAAGACCGCCGACATTGAAAGACCGGGTCAAGATCAACTGGGATATCTATGGGTGCTCCTCCTTTCGGCCAGCAATGCAGATCATTCCGAGCggggagagggaaggctgcCAGTTGTCCCGGTGGAACGAGTCCTGGCCGAGCAGCGTGAAGGTTCCGAGGTTGCGAAGGATCTGGGCAGCAGACGACGGTGACACAGCTGACAGCACTGCAGCCAGTGCAtcgggcaggcaggaggtggcagtgaGGACTGCGGGCCAGCGCCTTCCCTACTTTTGCTCCACAACGAGTAAGACCATTCTGCAGGACATTCAGGAAGAGTGGGAAGAGAGCCCCAGGATAGAAGCTGTGGCAGAAGCAGACGACGTCCTGCCCGGCACGTCTCCTGCCCCATCTGGTGAGGCAGATGCCaggccttcagctgctcctatGGCCGCAGTTCCTGGGCCCGAGGAGCTCCCCCCTGCCTGCATGCCCAAAGAGGGAAAAGCTTCAGCCTCTCCCCTGGCTGCGCACCCTGTGTTGGAGGCCAGGACAGCACCTCTCACCCCATCAGCATGTGAGGAAGAAGAAGCAGCACCTTCTCCCCTGGCTGGGGGCCTTCTGCAAGAG GTTTCCTCCGAGCATAGAAGCAGTGCACAGTGTTCCTCACACTTCCAATCGGTGCCAGAGGAAGGGCCAG GGCAgcgatcctcttgggagtcatcatgcggcacttga
- the LOC140000667 gene encoding uncharacterized protein isoform X1, whose translation MPKEQEAKACSQPNKGLPSMKKHHQVQPKPPQAGPLCSQTPSLSIHGVRLPQLHCPQKSQASRKKSTQTDSLKLRQALPGSSATGERRDPLPALPPLPRQAATLRTTHRHSVGASTIPRLPSLSVAGSTSSVPCRDCITSTKAVRLPEVVPRPQGHVRKEQMAATAESRGTALQAPASILAPLQARPQQDNRPTPSHAAARSQRRRVQLRVQRHYAPPSSVATPARTAQVPATKTEKMPATRRRKDGHAREDTRAAAGISKPGGRQQKEATWNLHWDPDAAHQQGPGSPHSTGRDSAREAVSPAQSASLAMSGPTNAEPADSAQVAGPASEGDKNPMGASAPRDAKSPSPLAAAMPGPSTSSQKRPPTLKDRVKINWDIYGCSSFRPAMQIIPSGEREGCQLSRWNESWPSSVKVPRLRRIWAADDGDTADSTAASASGRQEVAVRTAGQRLPYFCSTTSKTILQDIQEEWEESPRIEAVAEADDVLPSTSPAPSGEADARPSAAPMAAVPGPEELPPACMPKEGKASASPLAAAVPGPSTSSQKRPPTLKDRVKINWDIYGCSSFRPAMQIIPSGEREGCQLSRWNESWPSSVKVPRLRRIWAADDGDTADSTAASASGRQEVAVRTAGQRLPYFCSTTSKTILQDIQEEWEESPRIEAVAEADDVLPGTSPAPSGEADARPSAAPMAAVPGPEELPPACMPKEGKASASPLAAHPVLEARTAPLTPSACEEEEAAPSPLAGGLLQEVSSEHRSSAQCSSHFQSVPEEGPGTAALPHAVARSQLPPLFRRALRALRRSYCFSCITEDLEQREADSTRELPTDGSFGPEDGASE comes from the exons ATGCCGAAGGAGCAAGAGGCGAAggcctgctcccagcccaacAAAGGGCTGCCGAGCATGAAGAAGCACCACCAG GTGCAACCCAAACCGCCACAGGCAGGACCGCTGTGCAGCCAGACTCCATCCTTGTCCATCCACGGGGTGAGGCTGCCACAGCTCCACTGTCCACAGAAGTCACAGGCCTCTAGGAAGAAGAGCACACAG ACAGACAGCCTGAAGCTGAGGCAGGCACTGCCCGGCAGCAGTGCCACCGGTGAACGGAGAGATCCTCTACCAGCCTTGCCGCCTCTGCCAAGGCAGGCAGCGACACTGAGAACTACACATCGGCATTCAGTGGGAGCTTCAACTATCCCCCGGCTGCCCAGTCTGTCAGTAGCAGGCTCCACCTCTTCTGTGCCATGCAGAGACTGCATCACGAGCACCAAGGCTGTCAGACTCCCCGAGGTCGTCCCACGTCCTCAAGGACATGTGAGAAAAGAGCAAATGGCAGCAACTGCCGAGAGCCGGGGGACAGCCCTGCAAGCCCCCGCATCCATTCTGGCGCCTCTGCAGGCCAGACCCCAGCAAGACAACAGGCCAACCCCAAGCCAtgctgcagccaggagccaAAGACGCAGGGTGCAGCTGAGGGTACAAAGGCACTACGCCCCTCCCAGCAGTGTGGCAACACCTGCAAGGACAGCCCAGGTGCCGGCCACCAAGACTGAAAAGATGCCAGCAACACGGAGACGAAAAGATGGCCATGCTCGAGAGGAcacaagagctgctgctgggatctCCAAgccaggagggaggcagcagaaggaagCCACCTGGAACCTTCACTGGGACCCAGACGCAGCCCACCAGCAGGGGCCTGGCTCACCCCACAGCACTGGCAGAGATTCTGCCAGAGAGGCAGTCAGCCCCGCACAGAGCGCATCTCTTGCCATGTCAGGGCCAACCAATGCTGAGCCAGCAGATTCTGCGCAGGTTGCAGGTCCTGCCAGTGAGGGGGACAAGAATCCTATGGGTGCATCAGCACCCAGAGATGCTAAATCGCCTtctcccctggctgctgctatGCCCGGCCCTTCCACAAGCAGCCAGAAAAGACCGCCGACATTGAAAGACCGGGTCAAGATCAACTGGGATATCTATGGGTGCTCCTCCTTTCGGCCAGCAATGCAGATCATTCCGAGCggggagagggaaggctgcCAGTTGTCCCGGTGGAACGAGTCCTGGCCGAGCAGCGTGAAGGTTCCGAGGTTGCGAAGGATCTGGGCAGCAGACGACGGTGACACAGCTGACAGCACTGCAGCCAGTGCAtcgggcaggcaggaggtggcagtgaGGACTGCGGGCCAGCGCCTTCCCTACTTTTGCTCCACAACGAGTAAGACCATTCTGCAGGACATTCAGGAAGAGTGGGAAGAGAGCCCCAGGATAGAAGCTGTGGCAGAAGCAGACGACGTCCTGCCCAGCACGTCTCCTGCCCCATCTGGTGAGGCAGATGCCaggccttcagctgctcctatGGCCGCAGTTCCTGGGCCCGAGGAGCTCCCCCCGGCCTGCATGCCCAAAGAGGGAAAAGCTTCAGCCtctcccctggctgctgctgtgcccggCCCTTCCACAAGCAGCCAGAAAAGACCGCCGACATTGAAAGACCGGGTCAAGATCAACTGGGATATCTATGGGTGCTCCTCCTTTCGGCCAGCAATGCAGATCATTCCGAGCggggagagggaaggctgcCAGTTGTCCCGGTGGAACGAGTCCTGGCCGAGCAGCGTGAAGGTTCCGAGGTTGCGAAGGATCTGGGCAGCAGACGACGGTGACACAGCTGACAGCACTGCAGCCAGTGCAtcgggcaggcaggaggtggcagtgaGGACTGCGGGCCAGCGCCTTCCCTACTTTTGCTCCACAACGAGTAAGACCATTCTGCAGGACATTCAGGAAGAGTGGGAAGAGAGCCCCAGGATAGAAGCTGTGGCAGAAGCAGACGACGTCCTGCCCGGCACGTCTCCTGCCCCATCTGGTGAGGCAGATGCCaggccttcagctgctcctatGGCCGCAGTTCCTGGGCCCGAGGAGCTCCCCCCTGCCTGCATGCCCAAAGAGGGAAAAGCTTCAGCCTCTCCCCTGGCTGCGCACCCTGTGTTGGAGGCCAGGACAGCACCTCTCACCCCATCAGCATGTGAGGAAGAAGAAGCAGCACCTTCTCCCCTGGCTGGGGGCCTTCTGCAAGAG GTTTCCTCCGAGCATAGAAGCAGTGCACAGTGTTCCTCACACTTCCAATCGGTGCCAGAGGAAGGGCCAG GCACCGCTGCCCTCCCGCACGCTGTGGCTCGCTCGCAATTGCCCCCCCTCTTCAGGAGAGCACTTCGGGCTCTCCGCAGGAGttactgcttcagctgcatcacAGAAGACCTAGAGCAACGTGAGGCTGACAGTACCAGGGAGCTCCCCACAGATGGCAGCTTCGGTCCCGAGGACGGGGCTTCTGAATAA